Genomic DNA from Equus asinus isolate D_3611 breed Donkey chromosome 10, EquAss-T2T_v2, whole genome shotgun sequence:
CATGATTGGGACAGGCTtgaacaaaatcttaaaaatgtgGACGAACAGATATTTTACAGGAGACTAAGCAACTTCACTTCATCAGAAGAAGTCTTGCATTTTATAAGCACACTGCAAACTTTGCCTGATACGATGGCAGCAGGAGCCTTACAACGGATTtatgaagtggaaaaaaaagatGGCGATCAAAGACTGCCAAGAGAAATCCTAGAGAATAGCACCTTTCAAGCTTTATGCATTCAGTTTGAACAGAAACCTTCAAATCTGTCAAACACTGGTCTGGTCACTGCTCTGCAAGCCTTGACTCTGTTGTATGTGGATCCCCAAAGTAGCTTGTTATTGAACCTAGTGGCAGAATGCCATCATCGGCTCCGAAGGGGTGGCCTGGAAGTTCACAGTCTTTGTGTTCTGGGAGAATGTCTGATTAAACTGCAGGGTCCAGGTTGTGCAACACTGGAACTGATTATATGTCAACTGCAaggtgaaaaattggaaaaatttgcCCCCGAGGATATTGTCGCCCTTTATAGAATACTGCAGGCGTGTGCTGAAAAAGTGGACCAACACCAGACGTTTCTAAATCAGATAAACAACTTTTCTCTGTCAGTAGTTTCCAACCTGAGTCCTAAATCGCTGAGCCAGATGCTCACCGCCCTAGTGGTTCTTGATCAAACTCAGGCGCTTCCTCTGGTTATAAAACTGGGTAAATATGTTGTGAGGCATGTCCCTCATTTCACTAATGAAGAGCTCCTAAAAGTCTTAGAGGCTTTCATATACTTTGGGCACAATGACAGATTTTTTACAAAAGCCCTGGAGCAACATGTGGCATCACTCTGTCTCACCTTGGACCCTGAGGTTGTCAGCAAAGTCATGGAGTACTGCTGTCGAAAACAGATTCTTTCAATACCCATCCTCAATGCAGTGGCAGAAACTTTTGTTTGCCAATCAGAAAAATTTTCACCTAGTCAGATTTCTGAGCTAATCGAACCATTTGGGAAACTCAATTATTTGCCACCAAATGCCTCTGCTTTatttagaaaattggaaaatacgtTACTCACacatttcaattattttccaCCCAAAACACTATTGAAACTTCTACATTCATGTTCGCTTATTGAATGCCATCCAGTCAACTTTATGTCAAAAATAT
This window encodes:
- the FASTKD3 gene encoding FAST kinase domain-containing protein 3, mitochondrial isoform X2 is translated as MALITLRRNLCHLSDFRIQGALAALKNQPVNHVHKVVKEHLCPWFCSLQSEPFRVRFHHACCKKFHSENGNALHPVGEPVFSQIHDWDRLEQNLKNVDEQIFYRRLSNFTSSEEVLHFISTLQTLPDTMAAGALQRIYEVEKKDGDQRLPREILENSTFQALCIQFEQKPSNLSNTGLVTALQALTLLYVDPQSSLLLNLVAECHHRLRRGGLEVHSLCVLGECLIKLQGPGCATLELIICQLQGEKLEKFAPEDIVALYRILQACAEKVDQHQTFLNQINNFSLSVVSNLSPKSLSQMLTALVVLDQTQALPLVIKLGKYVVRHVPHFTNEELLKVLEAFIYFGHNDRFFTKALEQHVASLCLTLDPEVVSKVMEYCCRKQILSIPILNAVAETFVCQSEKFSPSQISELIEPFGKLNYLPPNASALFRKLENTLLTHFNYFPPKTLLKLLHSCSLIECHPVNFMSKIFSPYFLQQLQGDESYLDRLSLAQLTQLFLTSILECPFYKGPKLLPKYQVKSFLTPCCSLETPVDFQLYKSVMTGLIDLLGARLYFASKVLTPYRYTVAFSPVGKCSVEEVKTEQGGVKEDNVCEGIT
- the FASTKD3 gene encoding FAST kinase domain-containing protein 3, mitochondrial isoform X1 gives rise to the protein MALITLRRNLCHLSDFRIQGALAALKNQPVNHVHKVVKEHLCPWFCSLQSEPFRVRFHHACCKKFHSENGNALHPVGEPVFSQIHDWDRLEQNLKNVDEQIFYRRLSNFTSSEEVLHFISTLQTLPDTMAAGALQRIYEVEKKDGDQRLPREILENSTFQALCIQFEQKPSNLSNTGLVTALQALTLLYVDPQSSLLLNLVAECHHRLRRGGLEVHSLCVLGECLIKLQGPGCATLELIICQLQGEKLEKFAPEDIVALYRILQACAEKVDQHQTFLNQINNFSLSVVSNLSPKSLSQMLTALVVLDQTQALPLVIKLGKYVVRHVPHFTNEELLKVLEAFIYFGHNDRFFTKALEQHVASLCLTLDPEVVSKVMEYCCRKQILSIPILNAVAETFVCQSEKFSPSQISELIEPFGKLNYLPPNASALFRKLENTLLTHFNYFPPKTLLKLLHSCSLIECHPVNFMSKIFSPYFLQQLQGDESYLDRLSLAQLTQLFLTSILECPFYKGPKLLPKYQVKSFLTPCCSLETPVDFQLYKSVMTGLIDLLGARLYFASKVLTPYRYTVDVEIKLDEEGFVLPFTVDEDVHKRVALCIDGPKRFCLNSKHLLGKEAMKQRHLRLLGYHVVQIPYYEIEMLKSRLELVEYLQRKLFSQNAGIHW